In Chelmon rostratus isolate fCheRos1 chromosome 9, fCheRos1.pri, whole genome shotgun sequence, the following proteins share a genomic window:
- the si:ch211-132p1.2 gene encoding proteinase-activated receptor 4 — translation MKLFFGTLVFVSLLSSLCSVSPSSRPTDECSGMSVRLRAFRLKTTCNFTTLKDKQLKEIQAPTTNLYLPVLYLLAFSVGLPSNLLALWVLLFKTKPLPSTTLLINLTAADCLLLLALPFRIMYHFRGNHWELGEPFCRVVMAMFYGNMYGSVLCLALVALDRYIALVHPFGAKTLRSRRTSLYMTAAVWAAVLAAMLPLLVSQQTYVLDELQITTCHDALPEEEQDNYFLPYFATLFTFCFLLPFAVVLFCHGAVLRTLLAEGKRYGHAIRVTVLVLLVFIVCLLPSNILLLLTYTDSSLDGDGEDVYVPYMVSLAVSTFNSCIDPFIFYFVSVEFREKARSALCFCKNSDDEPSSVGNNMLHSSSSSSGLRSKVTMLTKSSQGGTCETV, via the exons ATGAAGTTGTTTTTTGGGACTCTGGTCTTCGTCTCTCTGCTGTCGTCCCTTTGCAGCGTCTCTCCGTCTTCTCGTCCCACAGACGAATGCTCCGGCATGTCTGTCC GTCTCAGGGCATTCAGGCTGAAGACGACCTGCAATTTCACCACTCTGAAGGACAAGCAGCTGAAGGAGATCCAGGCTCCGACCACCAATCTGTACCTGCCGGTCCTCTACCTGCTGGCCTTCAGCGTGGGTCTGCCCTCCAACCTGCTGGCTCTGTGGGTCCTGCTGTTCAAGACCAAACCGCTGCCGTCCACCACGCTGCTCATCAACCTCACCGCCGCAGACTGCCTCCTGCTGCTCGCGCTGCCATTCCGCATCATGTACCACTTCAGAGGAAACCACTGGGAACTGGGCGAGCCTTTCTGCCGCGTCGTCATGGCGATGTTTTATGGCAACATGTACGGGTCCGTACTGTGTCTCGCGCTGGTGGCTCTGGACCGATACATTGCATTGGTTCACCCGTTCGGCGCCAAGACGCTCCGCAGCAGGCGAACCTCTCTGTACATGACGGCGGCCGTGTGGGCGGCGGTGCTGGCCGCCATGCTGCCGCTGCTGGTGTCGCAGCAGACCTACGTGCTGGACGAGCTGCAGATCACCACCTGCCACGATGCACTGCCCGAGGAAGAGCAGGACAACTATTTCCTGCCATACTTCGCCACCTTGTTCactttctgcttcctgttgccCTTCGCGGTCGTGCTGTTCTGTCACGGCGCTGTGCTGCGCACCCTGCTGGCTGAGGGAAAGCGCTACGGCCACGCCATCCGGGTGACGGTGCTGGTCCTGCTGGTGTTCATCGTGTGTCTGCTGCCCAGcaacatcctcctccttctcacctACACAGACAGCTCGCTGGATGGAGACGGCGAGGACGTTTACGTCCCCTACATGGTTAGCTTAGCAGTTAGCACCTTCAACAGCTGCATTGACCCCTTCATCTTCTATTTCGTGTCGGTGGAGTTCAGGGAGAAGGCCAGGagtgctctgtgtttctgtaaaaACTCAGACGATGAACCGTCCTCTGTGGGCAACAACATGTTGcactcttcatcatcatcatcgggcctgaggtcaaaggtcaccatgCTGACCAAGTCGAGTCAGGGAGGGACATGTGAGACAGTGTGA
- the rnf130 gene encoding E3 ubiquitin-protein ligase RNF130, translating to MSSCWTPLLVPMVLVLVLVLSRSVSAARSDRNMISEEYVGVTVNATVLDGRGNTIHVMSSDDGTYGQNSPKVDTRGIVIAPAPHHGVVDRQGCDPGTRFLVPPRSVHWVALLQRGNCTFKEKILKAAAYNATAVLIYNNSTDKTVKMGHEGTGDTVAVMITEAYGKEILAHLERNLTVLVSVVVGQRGPTKNINRGSLVFVSISFIVLMIISSAWLIFYFIQKIRYTSARDRSQRRLGDAAKKAIGKLTTRTVKKGDKETDPDFNHCAVCIEAYQLNDVVRILPCKHVFHKMCVDPWLNEHCTCPMCKLNILKALGIMTSLPCVDSVVLDVERLGVSQATGSQRVQLGDSNQPSISLEPLSPPHPEATPRTPADITIAVTSGGHFFNRNSMSPHSVVCEMELPDIQASLDLYDDNKS from the exons ATGTCCTCGTGTTGGACCCCACTCCTTGTCCCGatggtcctggtcctggtcctggtcctgtcCCGCTCGGTGTCAGCGGCCCGCTCTGACAGGAACATGATTTCAGAGGAGTATGTGGGCGTCACGGTCAACGCCACGGTGCTGGACGGACGAGGAAACACCATCCACGTGATGAGCAGCGACGACGGGACATACGGGCAGAACTCACCGAAAGTGGACACCAGGGGTATCGTCATCGCACCTGCACCGCATCACGGAG TGGTGGACCGGCAGGGCTGCGACCCCGGCACTCGTTTCCTTGTTCCTCCTCGGAGtgtccactgggtggcgctgctgcagagaggaaactgcACCTTTAAAGAGAAGATCCTGAAAGCGGCTGCTTACAACGCCACGGCCGTTCTCATCTACAACAACTCCACGGACAAGACGGTCAAGATGGGCCACGAAG GCACTGGTGATACAGTGGCAGTGATGATCACAGAGGCGTATGGTAAAGAGATCCTGGCTCACCTGGAGAGAAACCTGACGGTCCTGGTATCTGTGGTGGTGGGTCAACGCGGTCCCACCAAAAACATCAACCGTGGTTCGCTGGTCTtcgtctccatctccttcaTCGTCCTCATGATTATCTCATCGGCTTGGCTCATCTTCTACTTCATCCAGAAGATCCGCTACACCAGTGCCCGCGACCGCAGCCAg CGTCGTCTTGGTGATGCAGCGAAGAAAGCCATCGGAAAGTTGACCACGAGGACGGTGAAGAAAGGAGACAAG GAAACGGATCCAGATTTTAACCACTGCGCGGTGTGTATTGAAGCGTACCAGCTGAACGATGTGGTTCGCATCTTGCCCTGCAA acacGTCTTCCATAAAATGTGTGTGGACCCCTGGCTGAACGAGCACTGCACTTGTCCCATGTGTAAACTCAACATCCTCAAAGCTCTTGGCATCATG ACCAGTCTTCCCTGCGTGGACAGCGTGGTGTTGGATGTGGAGCGTCTGGGCGTCAGTCAGGCAACTGGGAGCCAGAGGGTGCAGCTGGGCGACAGCAACCAGCCTTCCATCAGCCTGGAGCCGCTCAGCCCCCCCCACCCTGAGGCCACACCCAGAACACCTGCTGACATCACCATTGCTGTGACCA GCGGCGGCCACTTCTTCAACAGGAACTCAATGTCTCCTCACAGTGTCGTCTGTGAGATGGAGCTGCCAGACATCCAGGCCTCACTTGACCTATATGACGACAACAAGTCCTGA